A stretch of the Streptomyces sp. NBC_00078 genome encodes the following:
- a CDS encoding amino acid adenylation domain-containing protein has protein sequence MKAPGTPDTVIAQIVAIWAGLLDRPEIGADDNVFRLGASSVMAVRAAARIREALDTPLPLRDIFESPSAAALAERIRTARSGRPPTVPGAPEPARANDAEAVPAGGFGVAVDADEGSDGPETAPLTFQQEPMWLFEQLKPGSATYNIHFAVRRDGPLDLGVLDRCVRDLVHRHAVLRTVFPSVRGGPSQRVLDRVLIPLDVSDLRELPPAERHAVAARIAAQEARAPFELTTGPLLRVRVLQLTDTCHRLLLSIPHIVTDAWSDDILVRELNHLYRAHSRGTDPELPPLPVQYTDWAVRQRAELADTEAELLDWWRRHLAGAPPLLELPADRPRPAVKLHRGGRLTFDIPESVTRRLEHLARDEATTPYTVLLAGFGALLHRLTGQEDFLVGSPVANRTHTDTEGLVGLFVNTVAVRCGIHGRPSFLELVRRTRETILQSFARQELPFHRLVEELAPVRSPAYTPLVQVMLALQNTPDRDGRESGPGPFVREEGAGDTGSAMFDLTLFATRTGSGMRGEWEYDSDLFDEERIAELGRQLVTLLDAALDRASLPVALLPLQEPAARDRMVHDWNDTAAELPGGRDADSLPALLRAQARRTPDAVALRTDDGSELTYRQLDADAARLARRLLARGLAPESLVAVACERSFEMIVALLAVLKAGGAYLPIDPGDPSERIAHLLRDSGARILLTLHRHTAGLPDVPGTAVVHLDGPDPGDAQDTAALPDITPGQLAYLIYTSGSTGRPKGVLNEHGPVCNRIRWGMAAFPVGPGGVVLQKTPIHFDVSVWEIFWTLASGATLVLTRPDGHRDPEYLARRLAAEGVTDVHFVPSMLAAFLDGGTFPDDLRLRRVFCSGEALPAGLRDQFFARLPHVELHNLYGPTEAAIEVTHWRCRPGEPTVPIGRPIANARCYVLDGELNPLPPGVPGELWLGGVPVARGYHGRADLTADRFLPDCYGPPGSRMYRSGDLARWRRDGVLEYLGREDGQVKLRGQRIELGEIEATLAGHAEAADVVVDVRGTGPDDRRLVAYVRPGRPGRTGQLVEELRELAATRLPAYMRPASYATIDRVPLTPSGKTDRRALPDPAPDERGGAGHSAPPGTPAEHELAGIWAELLGASQVGVNDNFFEIGGHSLLAARMTGRAAAAFGVDLSVGLAFEYPTLGEFALAVVTAQATADSAATERLLAELEALAEEDDPQEATGQGEAGASDAATDGRGTP, from the coding sequence GTGAAGGCTCCCGGTACGCCCGACACCGTCATCGCCCAGATCGTCGCCATTTGGGCCGGACTGCTCGACCGGCCGGAGATCGGCGCTGACGACAACGTCTTCCGGCTCGGGGCGAGTTCGGTCATGGCCGTGCGCGCCGCGGCCCGCATCCGCGAGGCACTCGACACCCCGCTGCCGTTGCGGGACATCTTCGAATCACCGTCGGCCGCCGCACTCGCCGAGCGGATCCGGACCGCCCGCTCCGGCCGCCCGCCGACAGTGCCCGGCGCGCCCGAGCCGGCCCGGGCGAACGACGCCGAGGCCGTCCCGGCCGGCGGTTTCGGAGTTGCTGTCGACGCCGACGAGGGCTCCGACGGACCGGAGACGGCTCCCCTCACCTTCCAGCAGGAGCCCATGTGGCTCTTCGAGCAGCTCAAGCCGGGCAGCGCCACCTACAACATCCACTTCGCGGTGCGCCGCGACGGACCGCTGGACCTCGGCGTCCTCGACCGGTGTGTGCGAGACCTCGTCCACCGGCACGCGGTGCTGCGCACCGTCTTCCCGAGCGTGCGGGGCGGGCCGAGCCAGCGGGTCCTGGACCGGGTGCTGATCCCCCTCGACGTGTCTGACCTGCGCGAACTGCCCCCGGCCGAGCGGCATGCCGTCGCCGCCCGGATCGCCGCACAGGAGGCGCGCGCGCCCTTCGAGCTGACGACCGGCCCCTTGCTGCGCGTCCGGGTGCTACAGCTCACCGACACGTGTCACCGACTGCTGCTGTCGATACCGCACATCGTCACCGACGCGTGGTCCGACGACATCCTCGTACGGGAACTGAACCACCTCTACCGGGCCCACTCCCGGGGCACGGACCCCGAACTGCCGCCGCTGCCCGTTCAGTACACCGACTGGGCGGTGCGCCAGCGTGCGGAACTGGCCGATACCGAGGCGGAGCTGCTCGACTGGTGGCGCCGGCACCTCGCGGGCGCGCCGCCCCTGCTGGAGCTACCTGCCGACCGGCCGCGTCCTGCGGTCAAGCTGCACAGGGGCGGCAGGCTCACTTTCGACATCCCCGAATCCGTCACCCGGCGCCTCGAACACCTCGCCCGCGACGAGGCCACGACGCCGTACACCGTGTTACTCGCCGGCTTCGGTGCGCTGCTGCACCGGCTGACGGGACAGGAGGACTTCCTCGTCGGCTCCCCCGTGGCCAACCGCACACACACCGACACCGAGGGCCTGGTCGGCCTCTTCGTGAACACCGTGGCGGTGCGGTGCGGCATCCACGGGCGGCCTTCGTTCCTGGAACTGGTACGGCGAACGCGGGAAACCATCCTGCAGAGCTTCGCCCGGCAGGAACTCCCCTTCCACCGCCTGGTGGAGGAGCTCGCACCGGTACGCAGCCCCGCCTACACGCCCCTCGTCCAGGTGATGCTCGCGCTGCAGAACACGCCCGATCGCGACGGCCGGGAGTCCGGACCGGGGCCGTTCGTTCGGGAGGAGGGCGCCGGCGACACCGGAAGCGCGATGTTCGACCTCACGCTCTTCGCCACCCGGACCGGGTCCGGTATGCGCGGGGAGTGGGAGTACGACAGCGACCTCTTCGACGAGGAACGGATTGCGGAACTCGGCCGCCAACTCGTCACCCTGCTCGACGCGGCGCTCGACCGGGCGTCCTTGCCCGTGGCCCTGCTGCCCCTGCAGGAGCCGGCGGCCCGCGACCGCATGGTCCACGACTGGAACGACACCGCAGCCGAACTGCCCGGCGGGCGGGACGCGGACTCCCTGCCCGCGCTCCTGCGCGCGCAGGCCCGCCGCACCCCCGACGCCGTAGCCCTGCGAACCGACGACGGCTCAGAGTTGACGTATCGTCAACTAGACGCTGATGCCGCCCGATTGGCGCGTCGGCTGCTCGCGCGTGGTCTCGCGCCGGAGAGCCTGGTGGCGGTCGCCTGCGAGCGTTCCTTCGAGATGATCGTCGCGCTCCTGGCCGTCCTCAAGGCGGGCGGGGCATACCTGCCGATCGACCCCGGCGATCCCTCGGAGCGCATTGCCCATCTGCTGCGCGACAGCGGGGCCCGGATCCTGCTGACACTGCACCGGCACACGGCGGGCCTGCCCGACGTACCCGGGACGGCCGTTGTCCACCTGGACGGCCCGGACCCCGGCGACGCACAGGACACGGCGGCGCTGCCCGACATCACCCCCGGACAGCTCGCCTACCTCATCTACACCTCGGGGTCCACCGGTAGGCCGAAGGGCGTCCTCAACGAACACGGCCCGGTGTGCAATCGGATCCGTTGGGGCATGGCGGCCTTCCCCGTCGGCCCCGGCGGAGTGGTCCTGCAGAAGACACCCATCCACTTCGACGTCTCGGTGTGGGAGATCTTCTGGACCCTGGCCTCCGGCGCGACCCTGGTGCTCACCCGGCCCGACGGACACCGGGACCCCGAGTACCTGGCGCGCCGGCTCGCCGCCGAGGGCGTCACGGACGTGCACTTCGTGCCCTCCATGCTTGCGGCCTTCCTCGACGGCGGCACGTTTCCGGACGACCTGCGGCTGCGCCGGGTGTTCTGCAGCGGCGAGGCACTTCCCGCGGGTCTGCGCGACCAGTTCTTCGCACGCCTGCCCCACGTCGAACTGCACAACCTCTACGGTCCGACCGAGGCGGCGATCGAAGTCACGCACTGGCGGTGCCGCCCCGGTGAGCCCACCGTGCCGATCGGCCGTCCCATAGCGAACGCCCGCTGTTACGTACTCGACGGCGAGCTGAATCCCCTGCCGCCGGGTGTACCCGGCGAGCTGTGGCTCGGCGGAGTGCCGGTCGCCCGCGGTTACCACGGCCGGGCGGACCTGACGGCGGATCGGTTCCTGCCGGACTGCTACGGCCCGCCGGGATCGCGCATGTACCGCTCCGGCGACCTGGCCCGATGGCGCAGGGACGGCGTCCTGGAATACCTGGGACGAGAGGACGGGCAGGTGAAGCTGCGCGGCCAGCGGATCGAACTCGGGGAGATCGAGGCGACGCTGGCGGGTCACGCCGAGGCGGCCGACGTGGTCGTCGACGTCCGGGGAACGGGTCCCGATGACCGGCGGCTCGTCGCGTACGTGCGGCCGGGCCGACCTGGTCGGACGGGGCAACTCGTCGAGGAACTGCGCGAGTTGGCTGCCACCCGGCTTCCCGCGTACATGCGGCCGGCCTCCTACGCCACCATCGACCGCGTGCCGCTGACCCCGAGCGGCAAGACGGACCGCAGGGCCCTGCCCGACCCGGCGCCGGACGAGCGGGGCGGGGCCGGACACAGCGCCCCGCCCGGCACGCCCGCGGAACACGAACTGGCCGGAATCTGGGCGGAGTTGCTAGGAGCCAGCCAGGTCGGGGTCAACGACAACTTCTTCGAGATCGGCGGTCACTCGCTGCTCGCTGCACGGATGACCGGCCGTGCGGCGGCGGCCTTCGGCGTGGACCTGTCGGTCGGTCTCGCCTTCGAATACCCGACCCTGGGGGAGTTCGCGCTGGCGGTGGTCACCGCACAGGCGACCGCGGACAGCGCGGCCACCGAACGGCTGCTGGCGGAACTGGAGGCACTCGCCGAGGAGGACGACCCCCAGGAGGCCACCGGGCAGGGCGAGGCCGGAGCGAGCGACGCGGCGACGGACGGACGGGGGACACCGTGA
- a CDS encoding MbtH family protein, whose product MLDGAAARFLVVVNHEGQFSLWPEDREPPAGWRTHGARGTRTECLDHIREHWDDMRPLSLRRTLGESSA is encoded by the coding sequence ATGCTCGATGGTGCAGCGGCACGCTTCCTGGTGGTCGTCAACCATGAGGGTCAGTTCTCCCTATGGCCCGAGGACCGTGAACCACCTGCTGGCTGGCGGACCCACGGCGCCCGCGGCACTCGTACCGAATGTCTGGACCACATTCGCGAGCACTGGGACGACATGCGGCCCCTGAGCCTGCGGCGGACCCTGGGGGAGAGCAGCGCGTGA
- a CDS encoding SDR family oxidoreductase, producing MSLLAGRTVVVSGVGAGLGHQVAAAVVRDGGNAVLGARTEARLAKSAADIDPDGAHTAYRATDITDEAQCDALAELARERFGRIDAVVHVAAWDSYFGGIEDADFTTWQSVLDVNLLGSLRMTRACLPALKTCGGSVVFIGTQSSVAAPTQVKQAAYAASKGALTSAMYSLARELGPHRIRVNTVLPGWMWGPPVQAYVQFTAHTEGVPEPDVLKRLTTRMALPDLATDADVADAAVFLASDRARAITGQSLLVNAGELMR from the coding sequence ATGTCGTTGCTCGCGGGCAGGACGGTCGTGGTGTCGGGGGTGGGCGCCGGGCTCGGTCACCAGGTTGCGGCGGCCGTCGTGCGCGACGGAGGGAACGCGGTGCTCGGGGCACGCACGGAGGCCCGTCTCGCCAAGAGCGCCGCCGACATCGATCCGGACGGGGCGCACACGGCGTACCGGGCGACCGACATCACGGACGAGGCGCAGTGCGACGCGCTGGCGGAGCTCGCGCGGGAGCGGTTCGGGCGGATCGACGCGGTCGTCCATGTGGCCGCCTGGGACAGCTACTTCGGCGGAATCGAGGACGCGGACTTCACGACCTGGCAGTCGGTGCTCGACGTGAATCTGCTGGGGTCGCTGCGGATGACCCGGGCGTGCCTGCCGGCGCTGAAGACATGCGGGGGCTCGGTGGTGTTCATCGGGACGCAGTCGTCGGTGGCGGCCCCCACGCAGGTGAAGCAGGCGGCGTACGCGGCCTCGAAAGGGGCCCTGACGAGCGCGATGTACTCCCTGGCGCGCGAACTGGGCCCGCACCGCATCCGCGTCAACACCGTTCTGCCGGGCTGGATGTGGGGGCCCCCGGTCCAGGCCTACGTACAGTTCACGGCCCACACGGAAGGCGTGCCGGAGCCCGACGTCCTGAAACGGCTCACCACGCGCATGGCGCTGCCGGACCTCGCGACGGACGCAGACGTGGCGGACGCGGCGGTGTTCCTCGCCTCGGACCGGGCGCGCGCCATCACCGGGCAGTCGCTGCTGGTAAACGCGGGGGAGCTGATGCGCTGA
- a CDS encoding sodium:solute symporter family protein gives MNSLDWAVLIGYFGVMVAIGVWSHKRVDNVSDFFTAGGKMPWWLSGISHHMSGYSAVMFTGYAGIAYTYGVTSFVTWSFPIALGIAIGSKLFAPRINRLRSRLHVASPLEYLKNRYDLKTQQALVWSGMLLKIVDVAAKWAAIATLLSVFTGITLNQGILITGAITAVYCTIGGLWADALTELGQFIIQLLAGVSMFVAVVLKLNDKGIGFFGAWDEPALHGHGKALVGPYGTVFLLAFLFIKLFEYNGGMLNQAQRYMATGSAREAERSARLSAALWLVWPVVLFFPMWMSPLLVHAAKPDGSDSYGLMTEQLLPHGLLGLVIVGFFSHTMAMCSSDANAIAAVFTRDAAPVLSRRAREWGGRSALVAARVTTVVFLGLSMAVATQVNSPAFKDIITVVIKWVAGLMGPIAIPMMLGLLRGFRRSGPTAALTSWSMGLLAFWLVNYPINWSVDGGVPLEYQVSVPLAVSLVLYVLIGCLKPEDTPDRLAVIDRINTDDDSAAVAVPAPAGGVEDAVGRTPVKD, from the coding sequence ATGAACAGTCTCGACTGGGCCGTCCTCATCGGCTACTTCGGCGTGATGGTGGCGATCGGCGTCTGGTCGCACAAGCGCGTGGACAACGTCAGCGACTTCTTCACGGCCGGCGGGAAGATGCCGTGGTGGCTGTCCGGCATCTCGCACCACATGTCGGGCTACAGCGCGGTGATGTTCACGGGCTATGCGGGCATCGCCTACACCTACGGCGTGACGTCCTTCGTCACCTGGTCCTTCCCGATCGCGCTGGGCATCGCCATCGGCTCGAAACTGTTCGCGCCGCGCATCAACCGACTGCGCTCCAGGCTCCATGTGGCCTCGCCCCTGGAGTACTTGAAGAACCGTTACGACCTGAAGACCCAGCAGGCGCTGGTCTGGTCCGGCATGTTGCTGAAGATCGTGGACGTGGCCGCCAAGTGGGCGGCGATCGCGACCCTGCTGTCCGTCTTCACCGGCATCACGCTCAACCAGGGCATTCTCATCACCGGCGCGATCACCGCCGTCTACTGCACCATCGGCGGCCTGTGGGCGGACGCGCTGACCGAACTGGGCCAGTTCATCATCCAGCTGCTGGCGGGCGTCTCGATGTTCGTCGCCGTCGTACTGAAGCTGAACGACAAGGGCATCGGATTCTTCGGCGCCTGGGACGAGCCGGCCCTGCACGGCCACGGCAAGGCGCTGGTCGGACCGTACGGGACCGTCTTCCTCCTGGCCTTCCTCTTCATCAAGCTCTTCGAGTACAACGGCGGCATGCTCAACCAGGCCCAGCGCTACATGGCGACGGGCAGCGCCCGCGAGGCCGAGCGCTCCGCGCGGCTTTCGGCGGCGCTGTGGCTGGTCTGGCCGGTCGTCCTCTTCTTCCCGATGTGGATGTCGCCGCTGCTGGTCCACGCCGCGAAGCCCGACGGCTCCGACTCGTACGGCCTGATGACCGAACAGCTGCTGCCGCACGGCCTGTTGGGCCTGGTCATCGTCGGCTTCTTCTCGCACACCATGGCCATGTGCTCCTCCGACGCCAACGCGATCGCGGCGGTGTTCACCCGGGACGCGGCGCCGGTGCTGTCCCGGCGGGCCCGGGAGTGGGGCGGGCGCTCGGCCCTGGTCGCGGCCCGTGTGACGACCGTGGTCTTCCTCGGCCTGTCCATGGCGGTGGCGACCCAGGTCAACTCCCCCGCCTTCAAGGACATCATCACCGTCGTCATCAAGTGGGTCGCGGGCCTGATGGGCCCCATCGCGATCCCGATGATGCTGGGCCTGCTGCGCGGGTTCCGCCGCTCCGGCCCGACGGCGGCGCTCACCAGCTGGTCGATGGGCCTGCTGGCCTTCTGGCTGGTCAACTACCCGATCAACTGGAGCGTCGACGGCGGCGTCCCGCTCGAATACCAGGTCTCGGTCCCGCTGGCCGTCTCCCTGGTCCTGTACGTCCTCATCGGCTGTCTGAAGCCGGAGGACACCCCGGACCGCCTCGCGGTCATCGACCGCATCAACACGGACGACGACAGCGCGGCGGTCGCCGTACCGGCTCCGGCGGGCGGCGTGGAGGACGCGGTGGGCCGGACACCGGTGAAGGACTGA
- a CDS encoding DinB family protein — protein sequence MTASDPKADLLRYLQDARDALLWKLEGLSEYDARRPLTPTGTNLLGLVKHVTFVELGYLGHTFGRPSGRPQPWSADNPDPNNDMWATAEESREHIADGYRSAWAHSDATVEALPLDTVGTVPWWPDNNEITLHHALVRVIADTHRHAGHADILRENLDGAAGMRRDNPSLPSADSAWWKEYREQLERVAEEAARAVQDGRA from the coding sequence ATGACCGCATCCGATCCCAAGGCCGACCTCCTGCGCTATCTGCAGGACGCCCGTGACGCGCTCCTGTGGAAACTCGAAGGACTCTCGGAGTACGACGCCCGGCGCCCGCTGACGCCGACCGGTACCAACCTCCTGGGCCTGGTCAAGCATGTGACCTTCGTCGAACTGGGCTACCTGGGCCACACGTTCGGGCGTCCCTCCGGCAGACCACAGCCCTGGTCCGCCGACAACCCCGATCCCAACAACGACATGTGGGCCACCGCCGAGGAATCGCGGGAGCACATCGCCGACGGCTACCGCAGCGCATGGGCCCACTCGGACGCGACCGTCGAAGCGCTGCCCCTGGACACGGTCGGCACGGTGCCCTGGTGGCCGGACAACAACGAGATCACGCTGCACCACGCCCTGGTACGGGTCATCGCCGACACCCACCGGCACGCCGGACATGCCGACATCCTCCGCGAGAACCTGGACGGGGCCGCGGGCATGCGCCGGGACAACCCAAGCCTGCCGTCGGCCGATTCGGCGTGGTGGAAGGAGTACCGGGAACAGCTGGAGCGCGTGGCCGAGGAAGCGGCTCGCGCGGTGCAGGACGGCAGGGCGTAG
- a CDS encoding ADP-ribosylglycohydrolase family protein — protein sequence MSATAGALWGRVEQQDFRSRVRGALLGSALGDALGAPVDELDLDEIRGAHGAEGVVDLAPAYGRRGAVTHLTQLTLFTLDGLIRAQVRRDTGAWHPPTDLHRAYLRWAATQRDWGPDERRKDDGWLAREEWLYARRDPARSLLLGFGDETMGTLDAPKNPGDVGPEATARSAPFGLLVGWEPQLVVQLAVECAAQTHGHPMAYLSAGAYAVIVHGLARGESLDGAVQRALALLAARPGHQSVSDALQHALGAVRQGMPTPARVAELAGDGTAEGVLAGAVYCALVAEDVRHGLRLAVNHDGPSGATGAVTGGLLGALHGETALPPAWLTELEGRATLLELADDFAMEMTQGPALHGPAGSAPGWLARYPRGA from the coding sequence GTGAGTGCGACAGCCGGGGCCCTATGGGGCCGTGTCGAGCAGCAGGACTTTCGGAGCCGCGTGCGGGGGGCCCTGCTCGGGTCCGCGCTCGGGGACGCCCTGGGAGCGCCTGTCGACGAGCTGGATCTCGACGAGATCCGTGGGGCGCACGGCGCCGAGGGCGTCGTGGACCTCGCCCCCGCATACGGCAGACGCGGCGCCGTCACGCATCTCACACAGCTCACCCTGTTCACCCTGGACGGGCTGATACGGGCCCAGGTGCGGCGGGACACGGGCGCCTGGCATCCGCCGACCGATCTGCACCGGGCGTATCTGCGCTGGGCGGCCACCCAGCGCGACTGGGGGCCCGACGAGCGCCGCAAGGACGACGGGTGGCTGGCGCGCGAGGAGTGGCTGTACGCCCGCCGGGACCCGGCCCGCTCACTGCTGCTCGGGTTCGGCGACGAGACCATGGGGACCCTGGACGCGCCCAAGAACCCGGGCGACGTCGGACCCGAGGCGACCGCCCGCTCCGCGCCCTTCGGGCTGCTGGTCGGCTGGGAGCCGCAGCTGGTGGTCCAGCTGGCCGTCGAGTGCGCGGCGCAGACCCACGGGCATCCGATGGCCTACCTCTCGGCGGGGGCGTACGCGGTGATCGTGCACGGTCTCGCCCGCGGCGAGAGCCTCGACGGCGCCGTGCAGCGGGCGCTCGCGCTGCTCGCCGCGCGGCCGGGGCACCAGTCCGTCTCGGACGCGCTGCAGCACGCGCTGGGCGCGGTACGGCAGGGGATGCCGACACCGGCCCGGGTCGCCGAGCTGGCGGGGGACGGCACGGCGGAGGGGGTGCTGGCAGGCGCCGTGTACTGCGCGCTGGTGGCCGAGGACGTCCGGCACGGGCTGCGCCTCGCCGTGAACCACGACGGCCCGTCCGGCGCGACGGGCGCCGTGACGGGCGGCCTCCTGGGCGCCCTGCACGGCGAGACCGCCCTCCCGCCGGCCTGGCTGACCGAACTGGAGGGCCGCGCCACCCTCCTCGAACTGGCCGACGACTTCGCCATGGAGATGACCCAGGGCCCGGCACTGCACGGGCCGGCCGGCTCCGCGCCGGGCTGGCTCGCGAGGTATCCGCGAGGCGCCTGA
- a CDS encoding tetratricopeptide repeat protein: MRSTRPSMQELIRQRRRAGFVGRSDERAAFRANFDLPPEDERHRFLFHVHGNAGVGKTFLLRELEQIARERGALTAYVDENAGSVPEAMAAISRQLSGQGARFKELDRLLAAHRERRHEAEAALAALEPEPDGPSPVTATAVRVGLAGLGLLPGAGPFVGAVDPGQLAQGADRLRAGLSARFRNQEDLQIVLSPERVLTPVLLNELTEAADSAPWLVLFLDTYERTGPFLDGWLHDLMATERYGTLPATTMVVTAGQRPFGSARWGGFADFMTELPLGPFTEAEARDLLAGEGVVDEPVVAEVLRLTAGLPVLVSTLARTRPADPGGVGDPSVDAVERFLKWERDPVRRSAALACALPRRLDADVFRAVVDCPGDQLDALYGWLRGLPFVDERGARAQYHDVVRTPMLRLQRSRSPRGWTERHGRLAETFARWREEAEAGLEPAEFRQEERWRELRLAESYHFLCATPRAALPAALDDFVTSCDHGDDTARRWARLLTEAGEDTDADAVRAWGRDLSEALAEGGIAEALRRLLSRAGTDEPWRARAHAARGEALSRDGDNERALQEYDHALDLDPGLVRVLRAKAVTLSQVRGDHHAALGLYDRVVALEPDNPWNIILRGELHRLLRHSEEAVRDLSEGIRLDPTSAFARASRGATRERLGQLDAALADFDRALELKPDYAWALGRRARVWRGRGDHTRQLADLDHALSLWPDWGWGHCERGDALRVAGRDTEALAAYDRALAVDPDYASAHASRGASLLNLGRHAEALASLDRALELNPDYPWARERREAVLEAS; the protein is encoded by the coding sequence ATGAGGTCGACGCGGCCGTCGATGCAGGAGCTGATCCGGCAGCGCAGACGGGCCGGATTCGTGGGGCGGAGCGACGAACGGGCCGCGTTCCGGGCCAACTTCGACCTTCCGCCCGAGGACGAGCGGCACCGTTTCCTCTTCCATGTGCACGGCAACGCCGGCGTCGGAAAGACCTTCCTGCTGAGGGAGTTGGAGCAGATCGCGCGGGAGCGCGGGGCGCTGACGGCATACGTCGACGAGAACGCCGGGAGCGTACCGGAGGCGATGGCGGCGATCAGCCGGCAACTCTCCGGGCAGGGAGCCAGGTTCAAGGAACTCGACCGCCTGCTGGCCGCGCACCGCGAGCGGCGGCACGAGGCGGAGGCGGCCCTGGCGGCCTTGGAGCCCGAGCCGGACGGGCCCTCCCCGGTGACCGCGACGGCGGTCCGCGTCGGCCTGGCCGGACTGGGGCTGCTGCCCGGGGCCGGCCCCTTCGTCGGTGCCGTCGACCCCGGTCAACTCGCCCAGGGCGCGGACCGGTTGCGGGCAGGCCTCAGCGCGCGCTTCCGCAACCAGGAGGACCTGCAGATCGTGCTGTCCCCCGAGCGCGTGCTGACCCCGGTGCTGCTGAACGAACTCACCGAGGCGGCTGACAGCGCACCATGGCTCGTCCTGTTCCTCGACACGTACGAGCGCACCGGCCCGTTCCTCGACGGCTGGCTGCACGACCTGATGGCGACCGAGAGATACGGCACCCTGCCCGCCACCACCATGGTGGTGACGGCCGGGCAGCGCCCCTTCGGCTCGGCACGCTGGGGCGGCTTCGCGGACTTCATGACCGAGCTGCCGCTGGGACCCTTCACGGAGGCGGAGGCGCGGGACCTGCTGGCCGGTGAGGGAGTCGTGGACGAGCCCGTGGTGGCGGAGGTGCTGCGGCTGACGGCCGGCCTCCCGGTGCTCGTGTCCACCCTCGCCCGGACCCGGCCCGCCGACCCGGGAGGTGTCGGGGACCCGAGCGTCGACGCGGTGGAACGGTTCCTGAAGTGGGAGCGCGATCCCGTACGGCGTTCGGCCGCGCTGGCGTGCGCACTGCCGCGGCGACTGGACGCGGACGTGTTCCGGGCCGTCGTCGACTGCCCGGGCGATCAACTCGACGCACTGTACGGGTGGTTGAGAGGCCTTCCGTTCGTCGACGAGCGCGGCGCGCGGGCGCAGTACCACGACGTCGTAAGGACGCCGATGCTGCGGTTGCAGCGCAGCCGGTCGCCGCGAGGGTGGACGGAGCGGCACGGGCGGCTCGCCGAGACGTTCGCGAGGTGGCGGGAGGAGGCCGAAGCGGGCCTGGAACCCGCCGAGTTCCGGCAGGAGGAGCGCTGGCGGGAGCTGCGCCTCGCCGAGTCGTACCACTTCCTGTGCGCGACGCCGCGGGCCGCACTGCCCGCGGCCCTTGACGACTTCGTCACCTCCTGCGACCACGGCGACGACACGGCCCGGCGCTGGGCGAGACTGCTGACCGAGGCGGGCGAGGACACGGACGCGGATGCCGTACGGGCGTGGGGCCGCGACCTGTCCGAGGCCCTCGCGGAGGGCGGGATCGCCGAGGCGCTGCGCCGGCTGCTGAGCCGGGCCGGCACCGACGAGCCATGGCGCGCGCGGGCCCACGCCGCGCGGGGTGAGGCCCTCTCCCGCGACGGCGACAACGAGCGCGCGCTCCAGGAGTACGACCACGCCCTCGACCTCGATCCCGGCCTGGTGCGGGTCCTGCGCGCCAAGGCCGTCACGCTGAGCCAGGTCCGTGGTGATCACCATGCGGCGCTCGGCCTCTACGACCGGGTGGTCGCCCTGGAGCCGGACAATCCCTGGAACATCATCCTGCGCGGTGAGTTGCATCGCCTCCTGCGTCATTCCGAGGAGGCGGTCCGCGACCTGTCCGAGGGCATCCGGCTCGACCCCACCAGCGCGTTCGCCCGCGCCTCCCGCGGCGCGACCCGTGAGCGCCTGGGCCAACTCGACGCGGCCCTCGCGGACTTCGACCGCGCCCTCGAACTCAAGCCGGACTACGCCTGGGCCCTCGGCCGCCGCGCCCGCGTCTGGCGCGGCCGCGGCGACCACACCCGCCAGCTCGCCGACCTCGACCACGCCCTCAGCCTGTGGCCCGACTGGGGCTGGGGCCACTGCGAACGCGGCGACGCCCTGCGGGTCGCGGGCCGCGACACGGAGGCCCTCGCCGCCTACGACCGAGCGCTCGCCGTCGACCCCGACTACGCCTCGGCTCACGCCAGCCGCGGCGCGTCCCTGCTCAACCTGGGCCGCCACGCTGAGGCGCTGGCCTCCCTGGACCGAGCCCTGGAACTCAACCCGGACTACCCCTGGGCGCGCGAACGGCGCGAGGCAGTCCTCGAAGCCTCGTGA
- a CDS encoding trypco2 family protein, with amino-acid sequence MPRGGHDEGWLDLADAIEVLRNQLSEAQRRGQGSPLRFVLGEITAEFEIELVRAKNGGGALRFGVVEADARRERSARSTQRVTLRLTPELDGSGRVAVSDVE; translated from the coding sequence ATGCCACGGGGTGGGCACGACGAGGGCTGGCTGGACCTGGCTGACGCCATTGAGGTGCTGCGAAACCAGCTGTCGGAGGCGCAACGCCGGGGGCAGGGTTCCCCGCTGCGCTTCGTTCTGGGCGAGATCACGGCGGAGTTCGAGATCGAGCTGGTGCGGGCGAAGAACGGCGGCGGCGCGCTGCGGTTCGGTGTCGTGGAGGCCGATGCCCGCCGGGAGCGCTCGGCACGGTCCACACAGCGCGTGACCCTGCGGCTGACCCCGGAGCTCGACGGCAGCGGGCGCGTGGCCGTGAGCGACGTCGAGTGA